One Micromonospora eburnea genomic region harbors:
- a CDS encoding MerR family transcriptional regulator, with translation MELSRRAELPVPTIKFYLREGLLPPGRSAPGGRHLSYDERHLSRLILIRTLTAVGRLSLASVREVLHAVDSRGLPIAGLCAVINDALFAEDSGLLAMPERQGAAARIDSFIDVLGWRVADDSPGRHTLARVLTALERLTGDADVSAFTPYAEAAMCLTNLEVASLSSSVETNGDRATLIARVVLLEAAMAALRRMAREHLIQSADPVCAERA, from the coding sequence GTGGAGTTGAGTCGTCGCGCCGAGCTTCCGGTGCCGACCATCAAATTCTACCTGAGGGAAGGGCTTTTGCCGCCCGGTCGATCGGCGCCCGGAGGGCGGCATCTGAGCTACGACGAGCGGCATCTGTCCCGGCTGATACTGATCCGCACGCTGACCGCGGTGGGCCGGCTGAGTCTCGCCTCGGTCCGGGAGGTTCTCCACGCGGTCGACAGCCGGGGCCTGCCGATCGCCGGCCTCTGCGCGGTGATCAACGACGCCCTCTTCGCCGAGGATTCGGGCCTGCTGGCCATGCCGGAGCGGCAGGGGGCCGCCGCCCGGATCGACTCCTTCATCGATGTGTTGGGCTGGCGGGTCGCCGACGACTCACCCGGTCGGCACACGCTGGCGCGGGTGCTCACCGCCCTGGAGCGGCTGACCGGCGACGCCGACGTGAGCGCTTTCACGCCGTACGCCGAGGCGGCCATGTGTCTGACCAACCTGGAGGTCGCCTCGCTGTCGTCCAGTGTGGAGACGAACGGTGATCGGGCGACCCTGATCGCGCGGGTCGTACTGCTGGAGGCGGCGATGGCCGCGTTGCGGCGGATGGCCCGCGAGCACCTCATCCAGTCGGCCGACCCGGTCTGCGCCGAGCGGGCCTGA